The Bacteroidia bacterium genome window below encodes:
- the aroF gene encoding 3-deoxy-7-phosphoheptulonate synthase yields the protein MIIVLHKNIQASELSEILRQLEEWGLEAYIAQFEHRSIISIANKVHPDFDIRKIALLKGVVDVYRVDEPYKLASRTWKKNSTCFDVKGVTIGADELNIIAGPCSIESEEHIFEMAALIAKEGVKFIRGGAFKPRTSPYSFQGLGVEGLKMIRKAADTYDLRVVTEVMDASQIEEVCTYADIVQVGTRNMQNFYLLKQLGKINKPVLLKRGMSAQITEWLMAAEYILSGGNEKVILCERGIRTFDHTGRNTLDISAIPIIHELSHLPIFADPSHGTGNRNRVIPMSLAAVAAGADGLMIEVHSCPEKALSDGPQALYPEQFSALMAQLRALTQSLQNKYVREAQKNTIWV from the coding sequence ATGATTATCGTTTTGCATAAAAATATACAAGCGAGTGAGTTGTCCGAGATACTTAGACAATTAGAGGAATGGGGTTTAGAAGCCTACATTGCACAATTTGAGCATAGGAGTATCATTTCTATTGCAAACAAAGTACATCCTGATTTTGATATACGTAAAATTGCCCTTTTGAAAGGCGTAGTAGATGTATACAGAGTAGATGAACCTTACAAGTTAGCCAGCCGTACATGGAAAAAAAACAGCACCTGCTTTGATGTAAAAGGAGTAACCATAGGTGCGGACGAACTTAACATTATTGCAGGTCCTTGTTCTATTGAAAGCGAGGAACATATTTTTGAAATGGCAGCTTTAATTGCTAAAGAAGGGGTAAAATTTATACGCGGGGGTGCGTTTAAGCCCCGAACTTCACCCTACTCTTTTCAAGGTTTAGGAGTAGAGGGCTTGAAAATGATACGCAAGGCTGCAGACACATACGATTTGCGAGTAGTTACAGAAGTTATGGACGCTTCGCAAATAGAAGAAGTATGCACGTACGCCGATATTGTCCAGGTAGGTACGCGCAACATGCAAAACTTTTACCTACTCAAACAATTGGGTAAAATCAATAAGCCTGTTTTGCTCAAAAGAGGTATGTCTGCCCAAATTACAGAGTGGTTAATGGCAGCGGAGTACATACTTTCAGGAGGTAACGAGAAGGTAATTTTATGTGAAAGAGGTATCCGCACTTTTGACCACACGGGGCGAAACACATTAGACATTTCTGCTATACCTATCATACATGAGCTTAGCCACTTACCTATATTTGCTGACCCTAGCCATGGTACAGGAAACAGAAACCGTGTAATCCCTATGTCCTTAGCTGCTGTAGCCGCAGGCGCTGATGGACTGATGATAGAAGTCCATTCCTGCCCTGAAAAAGCTTTATCTGATGGACCACAAGCTTTATATCCTGAACAGTTCAGTGCTTTGATGGCACAACTACGCGCTTTAACTCAAAGCCTTCAAAATAAATACGTTCGTGAAGCACAAAAAAATACCATTTGGGTTTGA
- a CDS encoding rhodanese-like domain-containing protein gives MQTGDITVQELKQRLDAGENVIIIDVREPHEYQICNLGGKLIPLGTLPQRLEELKEYKDKEIVVHCRTGGRSANAVAFLKSQGFTNPRNLVGGIHAWADQIDNTMPKY, from the coding sequence ATGCAAACGGGTGATATCACTGTGCAAGAATTAAAGCAGCGTCTAGACGCAGGCGAAAACGTCATTATTATTGATGTCAGAGAGCCACACGAGTACCAAATTTGTAACTTGGGTGGTAAACTCATCCCACTAGGCACGCTACCTCAAAGACTAGAAGAACTAAAAGAATACAAAGACAAAGAAATTGTAGTACATTGTAGAACAGGTGGAAGAAGCGCCAACGCCGTAGCCTTTCTCAAAAGCCAAGGATTCACTAATCCAAGAAACTTGGTAGGAGGTATACATGCTTGGGCAGACCAAATAGATAACACTATGCCAAAATACTAA
- a CDS encoding bifunctional phosphoglucose/phosphomannose isomerase has protein sequence MEDLIYKFPEQIQEAISIAEKVNFAALHYHKIHHVVVCGLGGSAMGADIVRKYAYKMGKVPIIVNRHYEIPHFVNEHSLVILSSYSGNTEETLSAAEYALAQKSTLIAISAGGKLQEFAENNKILHIGLPIGYPPRAALAFSTIQQLYILRKLNLIKKGFKQELKETVELLTETREEFRKPDSGPAKLAQLLKDKLPIIYASEELEAVAIRLRQQINENAKQICWHHIFPEMNHNELVGWRFPEYILKKTAVLILRSSFDHIRVQARYDICKPIFKKYTQDVYEIVAQGKSILAQVFYLIHFSDWLSYFLAKENKIDPTPVEVIDYLKSSLEKL, from the coding sequence ATGGAAGATTTAATTTACAAGTTTCCCGAGCAAATTCAAGAAGCTATTTCAATAGCCGAGAAAGTGAATTTTGCTGCTTTACATTATCACAAAATTCATCATGTAGTTGTTTGTGGGCTAGGGGGGTCTGCAATGGGTGCAGATATAGTGCGTAAATATGCTTACAAAATGGGAAAGGTACCTATTATTGTCAATAGACACTATGAAATTCCTCACTTTGTAAATGAACACAGCTTAGTCATTTTATCTTCGTATTCTGGCAATACTGAGGAGACACTTTCCGCCGCAGAGTATGCCCTTGCTCAAAAATCTACACTTATTGCTATTAGTGCAGGGGGTAAACTGCAGGAGTTTGCAGAGAATAACAAAATTTTGCACATTGGTTTACCAATCGGATATCCACCTCGTGCAGCGCTAGCGTTCTCTACTATTCAACAATTATACATTCTGCGCAAGTTAAATTTGATCAAAAAAGGTTTTAAGCAAGAGCTGAAAGAAACCGTTGAGCTGCTTACTGAAACTCGTGAGGAATTCAGAAAACCTGATTCGGGTCCCGCAAAACTTGCACAGTTGTTAAAAGACAAGCTGCCTATCATTTATGCATCTGAAGAGTTAGAAGCAGTAGCTATTCGGTTAAGACAACAAATTAACGAAAATGCAAAACAAATTTGTTGGCACCATATATTTCCTGAAATGAACCACAATGAATTGGTAGGCTGGAGATTTCCTGAATATATTCTTAAAAAGACTGCTGTACTGATTTTGCGTTCTTCTTTTGACCATATACGTGTGCAAGCACGTTATGATATTTGCAAACCAATATTCAAAAAATACACTCAAGATGTATATGAAATTGTAGCTCAAGGTAAGAGTATATTAGCACAAGTATTCTACCTAATTCATTTTAGCGATTGGTTGTCTTATTTTTTAGCCAAAGAGAACAAAATAGACCCTACACCTGTTGAAGTAATAGAC